In Mariluticola halotolerans, one DNA window encodes the following:
- a CDS encoding acyltransferase family protein, with translation MSVAHSGRFRPDIEGLRGLAVLAVLAFHFQVPGFTGGFVGVDVFFVISGFVVTSMIAAKLDAGAFTFSDFYARRAKRILPALFTTIAATLVLGVLLLNTTHLSSLAASALASASGVPNIFFWRTSGYFSLDAEYIPLLHLWSIGVELQFYLLWPLVICAIHTRKPAIWIASICVASFMAGWLLDGRQSLVFYNTPFRIFEFAAGALLIYLPKWRGGRSNILFAMALAALTFTVLRIGTDARFPSQSGLLPTAAAASLIYSGQSGIGLMTLANRPIRFLGRISYSLYLTHWPIVVFWLYAIYRPPTVLDWVLIASASVCAATVLHFTIENPLRRSRKHIIRTALPAPVLALAAVAIMVFGGFPQRISDDIFSNATGGYEGCPYPQCAHPDSSNDIQLVVIGDSHARHLYAGLISYSETHDLGFAILHYDPWCSPVTGQQEDRDYDCASRLAGQSAFISEIGPEKALLAPRWAGRKEVEGQAAASRLHELTNLDHDSIGIVLNVPEWFQNRQPAGCAIPELIIESAARCATISRADPFYVEREAINARLAASYEWGLVTDPFKALCTATECAQISDGNPIYSDGHHLTATGSTILMNETRDELANWLLDK, from the coding sequence ATGTCAGTTGCGCATAGCGGTCGCTTCCGCCCGGATATAGAGGGCTTGCGCGGCCTCGCCGTTCTTGCGGTATTGGCATTTCATTTTCAGGTGCCCGGCTTCACCGGCGGCTTTGTCGGCGTCGATGTGTTTTTCGTCATCAGCGGTTTCGTGGTCACGTCAATGATTGCCGCGAAACTGGACGCCGGCGCCTTCACATTCAGTGACTTTTACGCCCGCCGCGCCAAACGCATCCTGCCAGCGTTGTTCACCACAATCGCCGCAACCCTTGTTCTCGGTGTTTTGCTGCTCAACACCACGCACCTTTCGTCACTGGCCGCCTCTGCCCTGGCATCGGCATCAGGTGTTCCAAACATCTTCTTTTGGCGCACCAGCGGATATTTTTCGCTTGATGCAGAATATATTCCCCTACTCCACCTCTGGAGCATCGGCGTTGAACTGCAATTCTATCTGCTATGGCCGCTCGTTATTTGCGCAATTCACACGCGCAAACCGGCCATCTGGATTGCCTCTATTTGCGTTGCGTCATTCATGGCCGGGTGGTTGCTGGATGGGCGGCAAAGTCTGGTCTTCTACAATACGCCATTTCGCATATTCGAGTTTGCTGCCGGTGCCCTGCTCATCTACCTGCCAAAATGGCGCGGTGGCAGATCAAACATCCTGTTTGCAATGGCGCTCGCCGCGCTAACGTTCACCGTCCTGCGCATTGGCACTGACGCCAGGTTCCCCAGCCAATCCGGTTTGCTGCCAACAGCTGCCGCAGCCTCGCTGATCTATTCCGGGCAGTCCGGCATCGGCCTCATGACCCTCGCCAATCGCCCAATTCGCTTTCTGGGGCGGATATCTTACAGCCTATACCTCACCCACTGGCCAATTGTAGTTTTCTGGCTCTATGCGATCTATCGCCCCCCCACTGTGCTGGACTGGGTGTTAATCGCATCCGCTTCAGTTTGTGCAGCAACAGTGTTGCACTTCACTATCGAGAACCCGCTTCGCAGGTCACGAAAGCATATCATCAGAACGGCCTTGCCGGCCCCTGTTCTGGCTTTGGCGGCGGTAGCCATTATGGTTTTTGGCGGGTTTCCCCAACGGATAAGCGACGATATATTTTCAAACGCGACGGGCGGCTATGAGGGCTGCCCATACCCGCAATGCGCCCATCCGGACAGCAGCAACGATATCCAGCTTGTCGTCATTGGCGACAGCCACGCCCGCCATCTATATGCAGGGCTAATCAGCTATAGCGAAACGCATGACCTTGGGTTTGCAATTCTCCATTACGACCCGTGGTGCAGCCCGGTGACAGGGCAGCAAGAGGACCGCGATTATGATTGCGCCAGCCGCCTTGCAGGTCAAAGCGCTTTCATAAGCGAAATCGGGCCAGAAAAGGCCCTGCTTGCACCACGATGGGCTGGACGGAAAGAGGTTGAAGGCCAAGCCGCGGCCAGCCGGTTGCACGAACTGACAAACCTTGATCACGACTCAATCGGCATCGTGTTGAATGTGCCGGAATGGTTCCAGAACCGCCAGCCAGCGGGGTGCGCCATTCCAGAGTTGATCATTGAAAGCGCCGCGCGGTGCGCGACTATCTCGCGGGCAGACCCGTTCTATGTTGAGCGCGAAGCGATAAATGCGCGCCTCGCCGCCAGTTACGAATGGGGTTTGGTCACTGACCCGTTTAAAGCGCTATGCACAGCAACAGAGTGCGCACAGATTTCAGATGGCAACCCGATTTACTCTGACGGTCATCATCTAACGGCAACCGGGTCAACCATCCTAATGAACGAAACCCGGGATGAACTGGCTAATTGGTTACTAGACAAATAG
- a CDS encoding MmcQ/YjbR family DNA-binding protein: protein MDIEDLTALILTLPDARRSSNADSPDFRVGGKIFATLPSSQYMVLKLSLEQQDMVIASDPQIFSVVPDGWGARGWTNAAIEPLDEASALSALIMAWGNAAPKLPSARAGANTAAARH, encoded by the coding sequence ATGGACATTGAGGACCTTACAGCGTTGATACTTACGCTTCCGGATGCGCGGCGGTCGAGCAATGCTGACTCGCCGGATTTCCGTGTGGGCGGCAAGATATTTGCCACCCTGCCCTCATCCCAATACATGGTGCTGAAGCTGTCGTTGGAACAGCAGGACATGGTGATTGCCTCTGACCCGCAGATTTTTTCGGTTGTGCCGGATGGCTGGGGTGCGCGGGGCTGGACCAATGCGGCAATTGAGCCCCTCGACGAAGCGTCTGCCTTGTCGGCGCTGATCATGGCCTGGGGCAATGCGGCGCCCAAGCTGCCCAGCGCACGTGCCGGAGCGAACACGGCCGCGGCGCGGCACTAG
- a CDS encoding cold-shock protein, producing MGAKYTLDGEEPATNAIDSASRSAETSTPTPDSDLDVIEVSGAIKWFDVAKGFGFIVPDDGAPDVLLHVTCLRRDGYQTAYEGARVVCEALARPGGMQAFRILSMDESTARHPAQMPAPRTHVVVEPSSKLERLEVKWFNRVRGFGFLSAGEGHPDIFVHMETLRRFGLTELRPGQFVLARYGDGPKGLMVAEIRPEGWGDAPSSH from the coding sequence ATGGGGGCCAAATATACTCTGGACGGCGAGGAGCCGGCAACGAACGCTATAGACAGCGCGTCCCGGTCTGCTGAAACGTCCACGCCCACACCAGACAGCGATCTGGATGTGATCGAGGTCAGTGGTGCCATCAAATGGTTTGATGTGGCCAAAGGCTTTGGTTTCATCGTGCCTGATGATGGCGCGCCTGATGTGCTGCTGCATGTCACTTGCCTGCGCCGCGACGGCTATCAGACAGCCTATGAAGGGGCACGCGTTGTTTGCGAGGCGCTAGCCCGTCCCGGCGGCATGCAGGCCTTCCGCATCCTCTCCATGGATGAATCGACAGCCCGCCACCCCGCGCAAATGCCGGCGCCCCGCACCCATGTGGTCGTGGAACCTTCCAGCAAGCTGGAACGTCTGGAAGTGAAATGGTTCAACCGCGTGCGCGGCTTTGGCTTTTTGTCTGCGGGGGAAGGGCATCCCGACATTTTCGTGCATATGGAGACCTTGCGGCGCTTTGGCCTGACCGAGTTGCGCCCTGGCCAGTTCGTTCTGGCGCGTTATGGCGATGGTCCCAAAGGTCTCATGGTTGCCGAAATTCGCCCCGAGGGTTGGGGCGACGCGCCGTCCTCGCATTAG
- a CDS encoding YcbK family protein has product MKPVLAIIVCLALLSGCAPLALFANGWGNEYSPYKSNLGVYVASDSVNTLCLSPALRLVIWNFEGFFGKKVVMNSGYRTPWHNYAVGGADGSLHKKCMAADFFIPGVSKNKLIAYAMRDGIVGGLGCYPGKKFIHVDVRQRPRGHKGPVTFNGC; this is encoded by the coding sequence ATGAAACCTGTTCTTGCCATTATCGTTTGTCTTGCCCTGCTGAGTGGTTGTGCACCACTGGCCCTGTTTGCCAATGGCTGGGGCAACGAATACAGCCCCTATAAATCCAACCTTGGCGTCTATGTCGCCAGCGACAGCGTCAACACGCTTTGCCTGTCACCGGCACTCAGGCTGGTCATCTGGAATTTTGAAGGGTTTTTCGGCAAGAAGGTGGTGATGAATTCCGGCTATCGCACGCCCTGGCACAATTATGCAGTGGGCGGGGCCGATGGCAGCTTGCACAAAAAATGCATGGCGGCGGATTTCTTTATTCCCGGCGTTTCCAAAAACAAGCTGATTGCCTATGCCATGCGTGATGGCATAGTGGGCGGGCTTGGCTGTTATCCGGGCAAAAAATTCATCCATGTGGATGTGCGCCAGCGGCCGCGTGGCCACAAGGGACCGGTCACCTTCAACGGCTGTTAG
- a CDS encoding DUF192 domain-containing protein → MRNIFLKLVLVLLLFLPVAACSQEDSAVLHTATGAHKFKVEVVDNNETRAKGLMFRQELAPDAGMLFDFREERPVAFWMRNTFISLDMIFIAADGTVRNIHAYARPHDPTSIPSDGPVQFVLEIPGGRAAEIGLEPGDRLEHARVTE, encoded by the coding sequence ATGCGTAATATTTTCCTGAAACTTGTCCTTGTTCTGCTGCTGTTCCTGCCTGTCGCCGCGTGCAGTCAGGAGGATAGTGCCGTTCTGCATACGGCAACCGGCGCGCACAAGTTCAAGGTGGAAGTTGTCGATAACAATGAGACACGCGCCAAAGGGCTGATGTTCCGTCAGGAACTTGCGCCGGATGCGGGCATGCTGTTCGATTTCCGCGAAGAACGCCCGGTGGCCTTCTGGATGCGCAACACCTTTATTTCGCTCGACATGATCTTCATTGCCGCTGATGGCACAGTGCGCAATATCCATGCTTACGCCAGACCGCACGATCCAACGTCCATCCCCTCAGATGGGCCGGTACAGTTTGTGCTTGAAATTCCCGGCGGGCGGGCCGCTGAAATTGGTCTCGAGCCGGGCGACCGGCTCGAGCATGCGCGGGTTACGGAATAG
- a CDS encoding class II D-tagatose-bisphosphate aldolase non-catalytic subunit → MSETLRRIVLGNRNGHITSIPSVCSAHPDVLRASLRLAEELDREIVVESTSNQVNQDGGYTGMRPADFKDLVYASANAAGADADRIVLGGDHLGPQAWRKQGAEFAMAKAREMVAEYVQAGFGKIHLDCSAGCGDEPEQLADDVTAARSAELAAICLENSAAGEMSFVIGTEVPPPGGALLNEDGEIVATTPQSARTTLEAHELAFKAHGIEAAMPLVQGLVVQPGLEFSPMQVHHLPLDRDPHFKDVAMSWPCLCLEAHSTDYQNPEVFPRLAQLGFAFQKVGPALTFAWREAIYSLDMLRYLAGWGEPVVFPAMEKIMVADSGYWKGHYRGTEEELHIQRHFSYADRIRYYWPQEGAQNAVQFLIDDLQTRHAPTPMLAQLFSEEIIERADRIPAPWPIAIVEAKVQSALAPYFF, encoded by the coding sequence ATGTCTGAAACCCTGCGAAGAATAGTACTAGGCAACCGCAATGGTCATATCACCAGCATCCCATCGGTCTGCTCCGCCCACCCGGATGTCCTGCGGGCATCGTTGCGGCTTGCCGAGGAACTCGACCGGGAAATCGTTGTCGAGTCGACCTCGAACCAGGTCAATCAGGATGGCGGCTATACGGGGATGAGACCCGCAGATTTTAAAGATCTGGTCTATGCCTCAGCAAACGCGGCGGGCGCCGATGCGGACCGCATTGTTCTTGGCGGTGACCATCTCGGACCTCAGGCATGGCGCAAGCAAGGCGCCGAGTTTGCGATGGCAAAAGCCCGCGAAATGGTTGCGGAATATGTGCAAGCGGGGTTTGGCAAAATTCATCTTGATTGCTCTGCAGGTTGTGGCGATGAGCCTGAGCAGCTTGCGGACGACGTGACGGCGGCGCGTTCTGCCGAACTGGCTGCTATCTGCCTTGAAAATTCGGCTGCAGGCGAAATGTCGTTCGTCATCGGAACAGAGGTGCCACCCCCGGGCGGCGCGCTTCTGAACGAAGACGGCGAGATTGTCGCCACCACTCCCCAAAGCGCCCGTACAACGCTTGAAGCGCACGAACTGGCGTTCAAGGCGCACGGCATTGAGGCTGCAATGCCCCTTGTTCAGGGCCTCGTCGTTCAACCAGGCCTTGAATTTTCGCCTATGCAGGTGCACCACCTGCCGCTGGATCGCGATCCTCATTTCAAGGATGTCGCGATGAGCTGGCCATGTCTATGCCTTGAAGCGCATTCAACCGATTACCAAAACCCGGAAGTTTTCCCGCGACTTGCACAACTCGGGTTCGCGTTTCAAAAAGTTGGCCCTGCACTCACTTTCGCGTGGCGCGAAGCGATCTACTCCCTGGATATGCTGCGATATCTCGCGGGCTGGGGAGAGCCTGTGGTCTTTCCGGCGATGGAAAAAATAATGGTCGCGGATTCAGGCTACTGGAAAGGCCATTATCGCGGGACTGAGGAAGAGTTACACATCCAGCGCCATTTCTCCTATGCGGATCGCATCCGGTACTACTGGCCGCAAGAAGGCGCTCAGAATGCCGTTCAATTTCTAATAGACGATCTGCAGACCCGGCATGCGCCCACGCCAATGCTAGCCCAGTTGTTCTCTGAGGAAATCATTGAGCGAGCCGACAGGATCCCGGCTCCCTGGCCGATCGCTATAGTGGAAGCCAAGGTACAGTCCGCTCTCGCCCCCTATTTTTTCTAA
- a CDS encoding LacI family DNA-binding transcriptional regulator, translating into MSETVKTPTIQDVARHASVSTATVSRALSNPERVSEEMREKVSLAVEATGYTLNQAARSLRMRNTKTILVALPNVSNPFFSPILGAIEKEATAQGYSVLVANCTPDEESKQRLRDYLRSNRADGLLLFDGSIPLQHLEGLFQDPKHPPIVVACEVIPNSPYSTVKTNNVEAAEQATQYLIDIGHTRIAHVAGPADNILGEERERGFRQAMAGARLKVWPDYVIEGGFTIDGGVRAARLLMSQDAPPTAVFCASDVTAIGFLSQAQEMGFRCPKEISVVGFDDIELAAHFSPPLTTVHQPTEDLGRLAAEALLDMLERNAARRSPARVMLHSELVIRGSAAPPRRSEQTVAANLRGIT; encoded by the coding sequence ATGTCAGAGACAGTAAAAACGCCGACCATTCAAGATGTTGCGCGCCACGCCTCTGTTTCAACAGCAACTGTCAGCCGCGCCCTGAGCAACCCTGAACGGGTCTCTGAGGAGATGCGCGAAAAGGTGAGCCTGGCGGTTGAAGCCACCGGATATACCCTGAACCAGGCCGCGCGCTCATTGCGCATGCGGAACACCAAGACGATTTTGGTGGCGCTGCCCAATGTGTCGAACCCGTTCTTTTCGCCCATACTCGGGGCGATTGAAAAAGAGGCCACCGCGCAAGGCTACAGCGTTCTGGTTGCCAATTGCACACCCGATGAGGAAAGCAAGCAGCGTCTGCGCGACTACTTGCGCTCGAACCGCGCGGACGGGCTGTTATTGTTTGATGGCTCGATACCGCTGCAGCACCTTGAAGGGTTGTTTCAAGATCCCAAACACCCCCCTATCGTTGTGGCCTGCGAGGTCATTCCCAACAGTCCCTACAGCACGGTGAAAACCAATAATGTGGAAGCCGCCGAGCAGGCGACGCAATATCTTATCGATATAGGGCATACCCGAATTGCCCATGTGGCAGGTCCGGCTGACAATATTCTGGGTGAGGAACGCGAACGCGGCTTTCGTCAAGCCATGGCCGGCGCACGGCTGAAAGTGTGGCCGGATTATGTGATCGAGGGCGGCTTCACCATTGATGGTGGCGTGCGGGCCGCGCGGCTTCTCATGTCGCAGGATGCGCCGCCGACGGCCGTGTTTTGTGCCAGTGACGTGACGGCGATCGGGTTTTTGTCGCAAGCCCAGGAAATGGGCTTCCGGTGCCCGAAAGAAATCTCGGTGGTGGGATTTGACGATATTGAGCTGGCCGCGCATTTTTCGCCGCCACTCACGACCGTACACCAACCGACCGAAGACCTCGGGCGCCTTGCCGCCGAAGCGCTTCTGGACATGCTGGAGCGCAACGCCGCGCGCCGCAGCCCCGCACGGGTGATGTTGCATTCGGAACTGGTCATTCGCGGCAGCGCCGCCCCACCCCGCCGCTCCGAACAAACCGTGGCTGCCAACCTGCGGGGCATAACCTAA
- a CDS encoding aldo/keto reductase: MKLRRLGKTDYQVSEIGLGCWQMGGDFGAMGDETATAILDRAVELGVSFWDTADVYGGGLSEQRIGAYLPQTSGQLVATKVGRGAGLYPDGYSLAAVRASLEGSAKRLGVETLDLAQLHCVPTEVLRDGAIFQWMDALQRDGLVRHWGASVETIEEALICLEQPGLATLQIIFNIFRQDAVTRLLDRAAAADVGIIVRLPLASGLLSGKFGKDHRFAPSDHRNYNRDGKAFSVGETFGGIPFEKGVELTGQLQNMVPEGWPMSHLALRWILDHPAVSTIIAGVSRPDQLSDNVAASARSSLPDALMAQLADFYTGQVRPEVRGAI; this comes from the coding sequence ATGAAACTGCGACGACTGGGCAAGACGGATTATCAGGTATCGGAGATCGGGCTCGGTTGCTGGCAGATGGGCGGTGATTTCGGCGCGATGGGCGATGAGACCGCAACGGCCATTCTGGACCGGGCGGTTGAGCTGGGGGTCAGCTTCTGGGACACGGCGGATGTTTATGGCGGCGGGCTAAGCGAGCAGCGGATCGGGGCCTATCTGCCGCAAACATCGGGCCAGTTGGTCGCGACCAAAGTGGGGCGCGGCGCGGGGCTTTATCCGGACGGATACAGCCTTGCAGCGGTGCGGGCCAGCCTTGAGGGATCCGCCAAACGGCTGGGCGTGGAAACGCTGGATCTGGCGCAATTGCATTGCGTGCCGACCGAGGTGTTACGTGATGGTGCCATTTTTCAATGGATGGACGCCTTGCAGCGCGACGGGCTGGTGCGGCATTGGGGCGCCAGTGTCGAGACGATTGAGGAAGCGCTGATCTGTCTGGAACAACCCGGACTTGCGACACTGCAGATCATTTTCAATATTTTCCGGCAGGATGCTGTGACACGTTTGCTGGATCGCGCGGCGGCGGCTGATGTGGGCATAATCGTGCGGCTGCCACTGGCGAGCGGGCTTTTGTCGGGCAAATTCGGCAAGGACCACCGCTTTGCCCCAAGTGATCACCGCAATTACAATCGTGATGGCAAGGCGTTCTCGGTGGGCGAGACGTTTGGTGGCATTCCGTTTGAAAAAGGCGTCGAACTGACCGGTCAATTGCAGAACATGGTGCCCGAGGGCTGGCCGATGTCGCATTTGGCGCTGCGCTGGATTCTGGATCATCCTGCCGTGTCGACAATCATTGCCGGGGTCAGTCGCCCCGACCAGCTGAGCGACAATGTTGCGGCCAGCGCACGGTCATCACTGCCGGACGCGTTGATGGCACAATTGGCAGATTTTTATACCGGTCAGGTGCGGCCAGAGGTGCGCGGGGCAATCTAG
- a CDS encoding ABC transporter substrate-binding protein, with the protein MKNTMVAAVAAMLLSSTAVSAVELEVTHWWTSGGEAAAVAELAKAFDATGNTWVDGAIAGGGGTARPVMISRILGGDPMAATQFNHGRQAEELVEAGLMLDLTDVAEAEGWREAMAAPGMLDSCTIDGRVYCVPVNIHSWQWLWLSNKAYEDAGVPVPTNWDEFVAAAPALEEAGKIPLAMGQQPWQSSGAFGVMAVAIAGLDTWLAVNRDKDAEVAGGPEYAKVFEAFGKAREMSAGSNVQDWNQATNMVITAQAGGQIMGDWAQGEFQIAGQVAGEDYTCLPGLGVNEIISTDGDAFYFPKLDDPEKEAAQKQLASVMFSKETQLAFNLKKGSLPIRKDVDLAAANDCMKKGLAILGDGNVMPSGNQLLSPDTSTQIEGLMVEFWNDTSITPADAQAAYADIIASAD; encoded by the coding sequence ATGAAGAATACTATGGTTGCCGCTGTAGCGGCGATGCTGTTGAGCAGTACGGCTGTTTCGGCTGTCGAACTCGAAGTCACCCATTGGTGGACATCGGGTGGCGAGGCTGCGGCTGTTGCAGAACTTGCCAAGGCGTTTGACGCCACAGGCAACACCTGGGTCGATGGCGCCATTGCTGGCGGCGGCGGCACAGCCCGTCCTGTCATGATCAGCCGCATTCTCGGCGGCGATCCGATGGCGGCTACCCAGTTCAACCACGGTCGTCAGGCAGAGGAGCTTGTGGAGGCAGGCCTGATGCTCGACCTCACCGATGTGGCTGAAGCTGAAGGCTGGCGTGAAGCTATGGCCGCACCGGGCATGCTGGATTCGTGCACCATCGATGGCCGCGTCTACTGCGTGCCGGTGAACATCCACTCCTGGCAGTGGCTGTGGCTGAGCAACAAGGCATATGAAGATGCAGGCGTGCCCGTTCCCACCAATTGGGACGAGTTTGTTGCGGCTGCGCCCGCGCTTGAAGAAGCCGGCAAGATCCCGCTCGCCATGGGCCAGCAGCCCTGGCAGTCCTCGGGTGCCTTCGGCGTGATGGCAGTTGCCATTGCCGGTCTCGACACATGGCTCGCTGTCAATCGCGACAAGGATGCCGAAGTCGCTGGCGGTCCGGAATATGCCAAGGTTTTCGAAGCATTCGGCAAGGCCCGCGAAATGTCGGCCGGCTCGAACGTGCAGGATTGGAACCAGGCCACCAACATGGTGATCACCGCCCAGGCTGGCGGCCAGATCATGGGTGACTGGGCTCAGGGTGAATTCCAGATCGCAGGCCAGGTTGCCGGCGAAGACTACACCTGTCTGCCGGGTCTGGGTGTGAACGAGATCATCTCCACAGATGGCGATGCGTTCTACTTCCCCAAGCTCGACGATCCTGAAAAGGAAGCGGCCCAGAAGCAGCTGGCGTCCGTCATGTTCTCCAAGGAAACCCAGCTCGCCTTTAACCTCAAAAAAGGTTCGCTGCCCATCCGTAAGGACGTTGATCTTGCAGCGGCAAACGACTGCATGAAGAAAGGCCTTGCCATCTTGGGTGACGGCAATGTCATGCCCTCGGGCAACCAGCTCCTGTCCCCGGATACCTCAACCCAGATCGAAGGTCTGATGGTTGAGTTCTGGAACGATACCAGCATCACGCCGGCCGACGCGCAGGCAGCCTATGCTGATATCATCGCAAGTGCTGACTAG
- a CDS encoding VOC family protein — protein sequence MKYLHTMVRVTDVDASLKFYCEGLGLEEVKRIENEKGRFTLIFLRAPGDEGGEVELTYNWDPEEYSGGRNFGHLAYRVKDIYALCQHLSDMGVVINRPPRDGHMAFVRSPDGISVELIQDGDLPPQEPWASMPNTGSW from the coding sequence ATGAAATATTTGCACACAATGGTACGCGTGACCGATGTCGATGCGAGCCTGAAATTTTATTGCGAAGGTCTGGGGCTTGAAGAGGTCAAGCGGATTGAAAATGAAAAGGGCCGTTTCACGCTTATTTTCCTGCGGGCACCGGGGGATGAAGGTGGCGAAGTGGAGCTGACCTATAACTGGGACCCTGAAGAATATAGCGGTGGGCGCAATTTCGGCCACCTCGCCTACCGGGTGAAAGACATCTATGCGCTGTGCCAGCATTTGTCGGATATGGGCGTTGTGATCAACCGTCCGCCGCGCGACGGGCATATGGCGTTTGTGCGCTCACCGGACGGTATTTCTGTTGAACTGATCCAGGATGGTGATTTGCCGCCGCAAGAGCCTTGGGCCTCGATGCCCAATACCGGCTCCTGGTAA